CGACAAAAAGGCAAGAGTTGCCTGCATTGGACCGGCCGGTGAAAAATTGGTAAAATTTGCTGCAATAATGAATGATAAACATAGAGCAGCCGGAAGAACAGGCGTTGGTGCTGTAATGGGAAGTAAGAATTTAAAAGGTATTGTTGTTAGAGGAAAAAATAGACCATCTGTAAAAGATCCTGCCAGATTTATGGAAGTTGTAAAAGAAAAAGTAAAGAAACTTAAAGAAAATGGTATTACAGGTGAGGGATTACCAAAATTAGGAACTAAAGTTTTGGATAATATAATAAATCAAAACGGACTTTATCCAACAAATAATTTTCAAGATTCTGTATTTGAACTTACAGATGAAATTTCAGGTGAAGCATTAGTTGAAAAAGGCTATTTAATTAAAAATATGCCATGTTTTGGCTGTCCAATAGCCTGTGGAAGAAGAGTTACATTACCTAATGGAATTGAAACTGAAGGTCCTGAATACGAAACAGGTTGGGCCTTTGGTGCGGATTGTGGAGTTTCAGATTTAATTGCTATCGTAGAAGCAAATCATCTATGTAATCAATATGGTTTAGATACAATATCTGCTGGAGCTACAATTGCCTGTGCTATGGAAATGTATGAAAAAGGTATTATTAAAAAAGAAGAGTTGAATAATGGACCAGAATTAAAATTTGGAAGTTCCGAAGCAATTGTATTTTACACAAAGCAAATTGGTATGCGTGAAGGTATTGGAGATAAATTAGCTGAAGGATCATATAGATTCGCTGAAAGTTATGGTCATCCAGAATTTTCAATGACAGTTAAAAAACAGGAAATACCTGCATATGATCCAAGAGGGGCTCAAGGACATGGATTAGAATATGCAACAAGTAATAGAGGAGGATGTCATGTAAGAGGATATATGATTTCTCCAGAAA
This Marinitoga sp. 1197 DNA region includes the following protein-coding sequences:
- a CDS encoding aldehyde ferredoxin oxidoreductase family protein, producing the protein MSFNGKILRVNLTEGSVKVEELPKDAELYLGGRGLATKMFYDEVGPEIDPLSPENKLFFATGPLTGTAAPTGGRYMVVTKGPLTGTIASSNSGGYFGAELKFAGYDMIIVEGKSEKPVYLSINNEHAEIKDAEHLWGKDVFETTDKMLEEFGDKKARVACIGPAGEKLVKFAAIMNDKHRAAGRTGVGAVMGSKNLKGIVVRGKNRPSVKDPARFMEVVKEKVKKLKENGITGEGLPKLGTKVLDNIINQNGLYPTNNFQDSVFELTDEISGEALVEKGYLIKNMPCFGCPIACGRRVTLPNGIETEGPEYETGWAFGADCGVSDLIAIVEANHLCNQYGLDTISAGATIACAMEMYEKGIIKKEELNNGPELKFGSSEAIVFYTKQIGMREGIGDKLAEGSYRFAESYGHPEFSMTVKKQEIPAYDPRGAQGHGLEYATSNRGGCHVRGYMISPEILGAPEKLDPQVLDGKAAWVKAFQDLTAVIDAGGLCLFTSFALGADDYRDLINAALGWDLSTEELLKIGERIWNLERKFNLEAGIDPSQDTLPKRLLKEPVKEGPNKGQVVHLEQLLPKYYEIRGWNKEGKPTEEKLKELKII